A genomic window from Verrucomicrobiia bacterium includes:
- the ureG gene encoding urease accessory protein UreG, translated as MNSRLLLHLHSHGGNGHTHEPLDHPGHFHERERTLDRDFARRAFTVGIGGPVGSGKTALTLQLCLKLRERMNIAVVTNDIFTREDGEFLTKHGALPAERIRAVETGGCPHAAIREDISANLLALEELHRNFNPDLLFIESGGDNLAACFSRELADFTIQVIDVAGGDKIPRKGGPGITQSDLLVINKTDLAQAVGADLGIMDHDTRRIRGAGPFVFAQVKNGVGLDDIIAHVIHAWQHACGVSHSH; from the coding sequence ATGAACTCACGATTGCTCCTTCATCTTCATTCCCACGGCGGCAACGGCCACACGCACGAACCGCTCGATCATCCCGGGCATTTTCACGAGCGCGAACGGACGCTGGACCGTGACTTTGCGCGGCGCGCGTTCACGGTCGGCATCGGCGGCCCGGTCGGCAGCGGCAAGACGGCGCTGACGCTTCAGCTCTGTCTGAAACTGCGCGAGCGGATGAACATTGCGGTCGTGACGAACGACATCTTCACGCGCGAAGACGGCGAATTCCTGACCAAGCACGGCGCGCTGCCGGCCGAACGCATCCGCGCGGTGGAAACCGGTGGCTGTCCGCATGCGGCGATTCGCGAGGACATTTCCGCCAACCTGCTCGCGCTGGAGGAATTGCACCGAAACTTCAATCCGGACCTGCTGTTCATCGAATCCGGCGGCGATAATCTGGCGGCGTGCTTCAGCCGTGAACTGGCGGATTTCACCATCCAGGTGATCGACGTCGCGGGCGGTGACAAAATTCCGCGCAAAGGCGGTCCCGGCATCACGCAGAGTGATCTGCTCGTCATTAACAAGACGGACCTCGCCCAAGCCGTCGGTGCCGACTTGGGAATAATGGATCACGACACCCGGCGCATACGCGGCGCCGGGCCGTTCGTGTTCGCCCAGGTCAAAAATGGCGTCGGCCTCGACGACATCATCGCGCACGTCATTCATGCGTGGCAGCACGCGTGCGGCGTCAGCCATTCGCATTAG
- a CDS encoding RNA polymerase sigma factor has protein sequence MAAGQPDKTSVQSPETIEALFAALESPLLSYALRLTGERNVAEDLVQEAFMKLHAQFDEVREPRRWLYRTVHNRALNHRRNTAKLTPLQPERGPAETPAPDPADPQPLPDEQIARLEGIGLVRLSLAALDERSREIVRLKFNEDLSYAEIGQRTGLKVGHVGYLLHHALKRMAAELAKTGVMP, from the coding sequence ATGGCTGCGGGCCAACCAGATAAAACGAGCGTGCAATCGCCCGAAACGATTGAAGCGCTGTTTGCTGCCCTCGAATCCCCGCTGTTGAGCTACGCCCTGCGCCTGACGGGCGAACGAAACGTCGCGGAAGACCTGGTTCAAGAAGCGTTCATGAAGCTGCACGCCCAGTTTGACGAAGTGCGCGAACCGCGCCGCTGGCTTTACCGCACGGTGCACAACCGCGCGCTGAATCATCGCCGCAACACGGCCAAACTCACGCCGCTCCAGCCGGAGCGCGGCCCGGCCGAAACGCCGGCGCCCGATCCGGCCGATCCGCAGCCGTTGCCGGATGAACAGATTGCGCGCCTCGAAGGCATTGGTCTGGTGCGTTTGAGCCTGGCCGCGCTGGACGAACGCAGTCGTGAAATTGTCCGGCTCAAGTTCAACGAGGACCTTTCCTACGCGGAAATCGGCCAGCGTACCGGGTTGAAGGTCGGCCACGTGGGTTACCTGCTGCATCACGCGCTGAAACGCATGGCCGCCGAGCTGGCCAAAACGGGAGTGATGCCATGA